The Candidatus Poribacteria bacterium genome contains a region encoding:
- a CDS encoding zf-TFIIB domain-containing protein: MLPCPDCNNPLTQFPIEKDDVDLVSCDGCYGVWLVYPGDDLERVDNVTFDDLVEVYGTEYPIDVDPGTVELPEEVEDALM; encoded by the coding sequence ATGCTACCTTGTCCTGATTGTAATAATCCGTTGACGCAGTTTCCGATTGAAAAAGATGATGTAGATCTCGTCAGTTGTGACGGCTGTTACGGTGTTTGGCTTGTGTATCCGGGTGATGATCTTGAGCGTGTGGATAACGTCACTTTTGATGACCTCGTTGAAGTCTACGGCACCGAATACCCCATTGATGTTGACCCAGGGACGGTCGAACTCCCTGAAGAAGTCGAAGACGCGCTCATGTAA